Proteins encoded in a region of the Variovorax sp. PAMC 28711 genome:
- a CDS encoding PD-(D/E)XK nuclease-like domain-containing protein, whose translation MNAITAPELLSTGLRFDLDIDAYHGGPGISKTGLDDIARSPAIYHALHLDPARPARETKSGQLEGSLAHCAVLEPAAFADRYIVGPALNRNTKAWKEFVEANPSHIAIQPDQYDQAMRQADSVRKLPEVRQALDRGHAEASAFWIDEATGELCRCRPDWTHTASESGVILCDLKTCGDASPAEFARQIARKRYQVQDAFYSDGYAAASGSEVLAFVFIAVESTWPYASCALMLDDASRAVGRAAYRRNLTTYAECRRTDTWPGYSSAIELVSLPAWALNQEKE comes from the coding sequence GTGAACGCGATCACAGCACCTGAGCTGCTGTCGACCGGCCTGCGCTTCGATCTCGACATCGATGCGTATCACGGCGGGCCCGGCATCAGCAAGACCGGCCTGGACGACATCGCGCGTAGCCCAGCGATCTACCACGCGCTGCACTTGGACCCGGCGCGGCCGGCGCGCGAAACGAAGTCGGGCCAGCTTGAAGGGTCACTCGCGCACTGCGCCGTGCTCGAACCAGCAGCTTTCGCCGATCGCTACATCGTGGGCCCGGCCCTGAACCGCAACACGAAGGCGTGGAAAGAGTTCGTCGAAGCGAATCCGTCGCACATCGCAATCCAGCCCGACCAGTACGACCAGGCGATGCGGCAGGCGGACAGCGTGCGCAAGCTGCCTGAGGTGCGCCAAGCGCTCGACCGCGGCCACGCAGAAGCCTCTGCCTTCTGGATCGACGAAGCGACCGGCGAGCTGTGTCGCTGCCGGCCTGACTGGACGCATACCGCCAGCGAGTCGGGCGTGATCCTGTGCGACCTCAAGACCTGCGGCGACGCCAGTCCGGCCGAGTTTGCGCGCCAGATTGCCCGCAAGCGCTACCAGGTGCAGGACGCCTTCTACAGCGACGGCTACGCGGCCGCATCCGGCTCCGAGGTGCTCGCGTTCGTCTTCATCGCGGTGGAGTCCACGTGGCCCTACGCGTCTTGCGCGCTGATGTTGGACGACGCCAGCCGCGCGGTCGGCCGCGCCGCGTACCGCCGGAACCTGACCACCTACGCCGAGTGCCGGCGCACCGACACGTGGCCCGGCTATTCGTCGGCGATCGAACTCGTTTCCCTGCCCGCTTGGGCGCTCAACCAAGAAAAGGAATAG
- a CDS encoding recombinase RecT → MASTSMTDIAAGKKPQNPVAAFSGFLDKLKPQLAMALPKHMNADRMARLALTAFSTTPALQQCTPQSIAGCIMTAAQLGLEPGIGGQGYLIPYKNTCTFVPGWKGLVDLVSRSGRATVWTGVVFEGDEFEYQLGDAPFCRHKPADGEGKFSHIYAIGRVKDAQMPVIEVWSRGKVEKHLKQFNKVGDRHYAKASESNFEMYARKVALLQVLKYMPASIELSNAMTVSHASEEGRGTVIEGDFVTVSDPIDRETGEVAAPAAPPAAADVTQTGPTYAQLVDRLKASKNRDESDLVIDAARHLPKDQFDELVKLAEDAT, encoded by the coding sequence ATGGCCTCCACCAGCATGACCGACATCGCCGCGGGCAAGAAGCCGCAAAACCCTGTCGCCGCTTTCTCCGGGTTCCTCGACAAGCTCAAGCCGCAGCTGGCGATGGCGCTGCCGAAGCACATGAACGCCGACCGCATGGCGCGGCTCGCGCTCACCGCATTCAGCACCACGCCGGCGCTGCAGCAGTGCACGCCGCAGAGCATCGCCGGCTGCATCATGACCGCGGCGCAGCTGGGCCTTGAGCCCGGCATCGGCGGCCAGGGCTACCTGATCCCCTACAAGAACACTTGCACCTTCGTGCCGGGTTGGAAGGGTCTCGTCGACCTCGTGTCGCGCAGCGGCCGCGCCACGGTCTGGACTGGTGTGGTGTTCGAGGGCGACGAGTTCGAATACCAGCTCGGCGATGCGCCCTTCTGCCGCCACAAGCCCGCCGACGGCGAGGGCAAGTTCTCGCACATCTATGCGATCGGCCGCGTGAAGGATGCGCAGATGCCGGTGATCGAGGTCTGGTCGCGCGGCAAGGTAGAGAAGCACCTGAAGCAGTTCAACAAGGTCGGCGATCGCCACTACGCGAAGGCGAGCGAGTCGAACTTCGAGATGTACGCCCGCAAGGTGGCGCTGCTGCAGGTGCTGAAGTACATGCCGGCCAGCATCGAGCTTTCGAACGCGATGACTGTCTCGCACGCATCGGAAGAAGGCCGCGGCACCGTGATCGAAGGCGACTTCGTGACCGTCTCCGATCCCATCGACCGCGAGACCGGCGAGGTGGCCGCCCCCGCCGCACCGCCGGCCGCCGCTGATGTGACGCAGACCGGCCCGACTTACGCCCAGCTGGTCGACCGCCTCAAGGCCAGCAAGAACCGCGACGAATCCGACCTCGTGATCGACGCCGCGCGCCACCTCCCGAAAGACCAGTTCGACGAGCTCGTGAAGCTGGCCGAGGACGCCACCTGA